The Mesorhizobium koreense genome includes a window with the following:
- a CDS encoding carbon-nitrogen hydrolase family protein translates to MAGFRVAALQMRSGTDTARNAADFEALVREAAGKGARYVQSPEMTGALQRDRKSLFASLRPQASDIVVGAAEKLARELGIYVHVGSTAIAREDGKVANRAFLFDPAGNLVTTYDKIHMFDVDLDNGESWRESNTYEPGRETVIAELPEARLGLAVCYDLRFPQLFRAQALAGAEVLTAPAAFTRQTGEAHWHVLLRARAIENGAWLVSAAQGGRHEDGRETYGHSMVVDPWGRIVAEADHDEPGVIVADIDVSASAKARAKIPNLRNAREFTVRTAGSVPVEQRKAS, encoded by the coding sequence ATGGCTGGCTTCAGGGTAGCGGCGCTGCAGATGCGCTCGGGAACAGACACGGCGAGGAACGCCGCCGATTTCGAGGCACTGGTGCGCGAGGCGGCAGGGAAGGGCGCTCGCTATGTGCAGTCGCCGGAGATGACGGGCGCGCTGCAACGCGACCGCAAATCGCTCTTCGCATCGCTCAGGCCGCAGGCGAGTGACATAGTGGTCGGCGCGGCGGAGAAGCTTGCGCGCGAGCTTGGCATCTATGTCCATGTCGGGTCGACCGCGATCGCGCGCGAGGATGGCAAGGTGGCCAACCGCGCCTTCCTCTTCGACCCGGCGGGTAATCTCGTTACCACCTATGACAAGATCCACATGTTCGACGTCGATCTCGACAATGGTGAGAGCTGGCGGGAATCGAATACCTACGAGCCGGGTCGCGAAACGGTGATCGCGGAGTTGCCGGAGGCGCGGCTGGGGCTCGCGGTCTGCTACGACCTGCGGTTCCCGCAGCTCTTCCGGGCTCAGGCGCTTGCCGGCGCCGAGGTGCTGACCGCGCCGGCGGCATTCACAAGGCAGACCGGCGAGGCGCACTGGCATGTGTTGCTGCGCGCGCGCGCCATCGAAAACGGCGCCTGGCTGGTGTCGGCCGCGCAAGGGGGGCGGCACGAGGACGGGCGCGAGACGTACGGCCATTCGATGGTGGTCGATCCGTGGGGACGTATCGTCGCGGAAGCCGATCATGACGAGCCCGGCGTGATCGTAGCCGACATCGACGTTTCGGCTTCGGCCAAGGCGCGCGCGAAGATACCGAATCTCAGGAACGCGCGGGAATTCACCGTGCGCACGGCCGGATCCGTTCCGGTCGAGCAGCGGAAGGCATCATGA
- a CDS encoding type II toxin-antitoxin system VapB family antitoxin, whose product MLVRGVFFLMYTDTPVRIAEAVMAFHIKNPETDALARKIAALKKVGLTEAVHDALQNELEREQGKPSLVEISAVFARKLREMGDPAKAMPADKAFIDSLYED is encoded by the coding sequence TTGCTTGTACGTGGTGTATTCTTTCTTATGTATACGGATACACCAGTACGGATAGCCGAGGCGGTTATGGCCTTTCATATCAAGAACCCTGAAACGGACGCGCTGGCGCGAAAGATCGCGGCTTTGAAGAAGGTCGGCTTGACCGAAGCCGTTCACGACGCTCTTCAGAACGAACTGGAGCGCGAGCAAGGAAAGCCCTCGCTTGTCGAGATCAGCGCCGTATTTGCCCGGAAGCTGCGGGAGATGGGCGATCCAGCCAAGGCTATGCCGGCAGACAAGGCCTTTATCGATAGTTTGTACGAAGACTGA
- a CDS encoding ABC transporter ATP-binding protein, with amino-acid sequence MSQKAANEGKAAGSRQADEARPAVRLDHVTIEFDISGGQRFRAVEKADIAVGAREFVAIIGPTGCGKSTLLNASAGLLTPADGGVEIFGDPLSGINRKAGYLFQQDALMPWKTAVENVAIGLEVAGTARSEARERARSWLTRVGLASFGERYPHMLSGGQRKRVALAQVLIRDPEIILMDEPFGPLDAQTRLIMGDLLLKLWSDDRKAVLFVTHDLEEAIALADRVVVMSAGPSARIIGDFPITLPRPRDISEIKVEPAFQALHRDIWHMLKGEVLKAYGTNETGSKT; translated from the coding sequence ATGTCGCAGAAAGCGGCAAACGAAGGGAAAGCGGCCGGATCGCGGCAGGCGGACGAGGCTCGCCCCGCTGTCCGCCTCGATCATGTGACGATCGAGTTCGATATTTCGGGCGGCCAACGGTTTCGCGCCGTCGAAAAGGCGGATATCGCCGTCGGCGCACGCGAATTCGTCGCCATCATCGGACCTACCGGCTGCGGCAAGTCGACTCTTCTCAATGCGTCGGCGGGATTGCTTACTCCGGCTGATGGCGGCGTGGAGATATTCGGCGATCCGCTTTCAGGTATCAACCGCAAGGCCGGCTATCTCTTCCAGCAGGATGCGCTGATGCCGTGGAAGACGGCGGTGGAAAATGTCGCGATCGGGTTGGAGGTCGCCGGCACGGCAAGAAGCGAGGCGAGGGAGCGCGCCCGCTCATGGCTGACGCGCGTCGGCCTCGCTTCCTTCGGTGAACGCTATCCGCACATGCTTTCCGGCGGCCAGCGCAAGCGCGTGGCGTTGGCGCAGGTCCTGATCCGCGATCCCGAGATCATCCTGATGGACGAGCCCTTCGGCCCTCTCGACGCACAGACGCGCCTGATCATGGGCGACCTGCTCCTGAAATTGTGGTCGGACGACCGCAAGGCGGTGCTGTTCGTGACCCACGACCTCGAAGAGGCGATCGCGCTTGCCGACCGTGTGGTCGTCATGTCGGCCGGCCCCTCGGCGCGCATCATCGGCGATTTTCCGATCACGCTGCCGAGGCCGCGCGACATTTCCGAGATCAAGGTGGAGCCCGCCTTCCAGGCGCTCCACCGCGACATATGGCACATGCTCAAAGGCGAAGTGCTGAAGGCCTACGGCACAAATGAGACGGGAAGCAAAACATGA
- a CDS encoding ABC transporter permease, whose product MSRTGLLAAQVAVAAIIVVAWQIASTTHIVGDPNNISFFFSTPSAVVSQIWLWVVGGSIWYHLWITLLESMLAFVIGSVAAILIGFWFARKPTLAAIFDPYVKAANALPRVVLAPIFTLWFGLGIWSKVALGVTLVFFIVFFNVYQGVREVNTTVLSNARMLGMSERQLLRHVYWPSALSWMFSSLHTSVGFAVVGAVVGEYLGAAAGLGYLIQQAEGVFDVGGVFAGMFVLAAFVLLIDWAVTLVERRLLVWRPENAKTGR is encoded by the coding sequence ATGAGCAGGACCGGCCTTTTAGCCGCGCAGGTCGCCGTTGCCGCAATCATCGTCGTCGCGTGGCAGATCGCCTCGACCACGCATATCGTCGGCGATCCCAACAACATCTCCTTCTTCTTCTCGACGCCGTCTGCCGTCGTCAGCCAGATCTGGCTCTGGGTCGTCGGCGGTTCGATCTGGTATCATCTGTGGATCACGCTGCTCGAATCCATGCTCGCCTTCGTCATCGGCTCGGTGGCGGCGATCCTCATCGGCTTCTGGTTCGCTCGCAAGCCAACGCTGGCCGCAATCTTCGACCCTTATGTGAAGGCCGCCAATGCGCTGCCGCGCGTCGTGCTGGCACCGATCTTCACGCTCTGGTTCGGGCTCGGCATCTGGTCCAAGGTCGCGCTCGGCGTGACGCTGGTATTCTTCATCGTTTTCTTCAACGTCTACCAGGGTGTGAGGGAGGTGAACACGACGGTGCTGTCGAATGCCAGAATGCTCGGCATGAGCGAGCGGCAATTGCTGCGCCATGTCTACTGGCCGTCGGCGTTGTCGTGGATGTTCTCCTCACTGCACACTTCCGTTGGCTTCGCCGTGGTCGGTGCGGTCGTTGGTGAATATCTCGGCGCCGCCGCCGGCCTCGGCTATCTCATCCAGCAGGCCGAAGGCGTGTTCGATGTGGGCGGCGTCTTCGCCGGCATGTTCGTACTCGCCGCCTTCGTGCTCCTGATCGACTGGGCCGTGACGCTGGTGGAGCGGCGTCTCCTCGTCTGGCGCCCCGAGAACGCGAAAACCGGAAGATAG
- a CDS encoding NAD(P)-dependent oxidoreductase, which translates to MRAVFVDATETLAAIAGQQLKAGDPAVTINRQPAITPPELPGVLGDAEIAIIDHTHLPMDIALACKALKHVVFLGTGPRSYMDVDALAESGVTVHIVKGYGDTAVAECAFSLMWASAKSLAKMDRAMRAGEWQRTDGIQLTGKTLGLIGFGGIAAELARMALGCGMKVIAWNRSPKSRPGVEFDDLDSVLAHSDVLSLHLLLTDETRGMISRQKIAKMKPGVILVNTARGALVNEHAMVEALRSGHIRHAGLDVYAVEPLPKGHLLTTLENVTLSAHSAFRTPEASENLIRSALGHCRRIAATGQ; encoded by the coding sequence TTGCGCGCCGTATTTGTTGACGCCACCGAAACTTTGGCCGCCATCGCCGGGCAGCAATTGAAAGCAGGCGACCCGGCCGTCACGATAAACCGCCAGCCGGCGATTACGCCGCCCGAACTGCCCGGCGTTCTTGGCGATGCCGAGATCGCGATTATCGACCATACCCATCTGCCGATGGATATCGCGCTAGCCTGCAAGGCCTTGAAGCATGTCGTGTTTCTGGGAACAGGACCGCGCAGCTACATGGATGTCGACGCGCTCGCAGAGAGCGGCGTCACCGTCCATATCGTCAAGGGCTACGGCGATACGGCCGTCGCCGAATGCGCCTTCTCGCTGATGTGGGCCTCTGCCAAGAGCCTGGCAAAGATGGACCGCGCCATGCGCGCAGGAGAGTGGCAGCGCACCGACGGCATTCAGTTGACCGGCAAGACGCTCGGACTGATCGGCTTTGGCGGCATCGCCGCCGAGCTTGCTCGCATGGCGCTGGGATGCGGCATGAAGGTGATCGCCTGGAACCGCTCGCCGAAAAGCCGGCCGGGCGTGGAATTTGACGATCTCGATAGCGTTCTCGCGCATTCCGATGTCCTGTCGCTCCATCTCCTCCTTACCGACGAGACACGCGGGATGATCTCACGCCAGAAGATCGCGAAGATGAAGCCGGGCGTCATTCTGGTCAACACTGCGCGTGGAGCGTTGGTGAACGAGCACGCGATGGTCGAGGCCCTGCGGTCGGGACACATCCGGCATGCCGGCCTGGATGTCTACGCGGTTGAACCGCTACCCAAAGGCCATCTGCTGACAACGCTTGAAAACGTGACGCTTTCCGCACACTCGGCATTCCGCACGCCCGAAGCCAGCGAGAACCTGATCCGCAGCGCGCTCGGCCATTGCCGCCGCATCGCGGCGACCGGCCAGTAG
- a CDS encoding class I SAM-dependent methyltransferase — MTSSFNVHDAAGYEQLMGRWSQKLAPLFIDFAGIANGERILDVGCGTGSLTFALAKAADPSEITGIDYSPVFVEAAARRNTNPRITIRQGDACALPFEDGAFDRALALLVLHFVPDAGKAVSEMRRVVRPGGIVAAVVWDHLGGMPGMRMMVDTVAALSEGGRQLRGRYCFQPMMQPGEMKRTFVERGLDAVTETELMIRMNYRDFDDYWAPIAAGEGPLGKYMATLDEAERERVSAAVRDAYEAGRSDGPRSFANVAWACRGVVP, encoded by the coding sequence ATGACATCAAGCTTCAACGTGCACGACGCGGCCGGCTATGAGCAACTCATGGGTCGCTGGAGCCAAAAGCTCGCGCCCCTGTTCATCGACTTCGCGGGGATTGCCAATGGCGAAAGGATACTCGATGTCGGCTGCGGCACGGGCAGCCTGACTTTCGCGCTGGCCAAGGCCGCCGATCCTAGCGAGATCACCGGCATCGACTATTCGCCTGTCTTCGTAGAAGCGGCGGCGCGGCGCAATACGAACCCCCGCATCACGATCCGGCAGGGGGATGCGTGCGCCTTGCCATTCGAGGACGGCGCATTCGATCGCGCACTGGCGCTGCTCGTACTCCACTTCGTGCCGGATGCCGGCAAGGCCGTATCGGAAATGCGCCGCGTCGTACGGCCCGGCGGCATAGTCGCAGCCGTCGTGTGGGATCATCTTGGCGGCATGCCCGGCATGCGTATGATGGTCGACACGGTGGCGGCGCTCAGCGAAGGAGGGCGCCAATTGCGCGGCCGCTATTGCTTCCAGCCGATGATGCAGCCCGGTGAAATGAAGCGGACCTTCGTCGAGCGGGGGCTCGATGCGGTTACCGAAACCGAGTTGATGATCCGCATGAACTATCGGGATTTCGACGACTACTGGGCGCCGATCGCGGCGGGCGAGGGGCCGCTCGGCAAATATATGGCGACGCTGGACGAAGCGGAGAGGGAGCGCGTCAGCGCCGCCGTGCGTGACGCCTATGAAGCCGGACGGTCCGACGGCCCGAGATCTTTCGCGAATGTCGCCTGGGCATGCCGAGGTGTCGTCCCCTGA
- a CDS encoding ABC transporter substrate-binding protein, with protein sequence MRIISKLIAAGAALLMTAGGAMAAGKVTLAIGGASCLCYLPTVLAKQLGEYEKAGVNVDLVDFKGGSQSLTAVLGGSADVVSGYFDHTVELAAKKQHLQAFVIYDQYPGLVLVVSPKQTGKIKSVKDLDGKKVGVSAPGSSTDFFLKYQLVKAGLKKDSAAVIGVGLGATAVAAMEQGQIDAAVMLDPAVTVLQTKYKDLTILSDTRTQKDTEAVFGGDYPGGAFYTRPEWMKAHPQETQAMTNAMVATLKWIHSHSAEEIAAKMPENLVGPHKDAYLAALKNTIPMYSTTGLMDPKGAEAVLEVFKIGSPDVAGANIDITKTYTNEFVEKADATVK encoded by the coding sequence ATGAGAATTATCTCGAAACTAATCGCCGCCGGAGCGGCGCTTTTGATGACGGCCGGCGGCGCCATGGCCGCCGGCAAGGTGACGCTCGCCATCGGCGGCGCATCCTGCCTCTGCTACCTGCCGACCGTGCTCGCCAAGCAACTCGGCGAGTATGAGAAGGCCGGCGTCAACGTCGATCTGGTCGACTTCAAGGGCGGCTCGCAGTCGCTGACCGCCGTGCTCGGCGGCAGTGCCGATGTCGTCTCCGGCTATTTCGACCATACCGTCGAGCTCGCCGCCAAGAAGCAGCACCTGCAGGCTTTCGTCATTTATGACCAGTATCCAGGCCTCGTGCTCGTGGTGTCGCCAAAGCAGACCGGCAAGATCAAATCGGTCAAGGATCTCGACGGCAAGAAGGTCGGCGTCAGTGCACCCGGCTCCTCGACCGACTTCTTCCTCAAGTACCAGCTGGTCAAGGCCGGCCTGAAGAAGGATTCGGCGGCCGTGATCGGCGTCGGCCTCGGCGCCACCGCCGTCGCCGCCATGGAACAAGGCCAGATCGACGCGGCCGTGATGCTCGACCCCGCCGTCACCGTGCTGCAGACGAAATACAAGGATCTGACGATCCTTTCCGACACGCGCACGCAAAAGGACACCGAGGCGGTGTTCGGCGGTGACTATCCCGGCGGCGCCTTCTACACCCGTCCGGAATGGATGAAGGCGCATCCTCAGGAGACGCAGGCCATGACCAACGCCATGGTGGCGACGCTGAAATGGATCCACAGCCACAGCGCCGAGGAAATCGCGGCCAAGATGCCGGAAAACCTCGTCGGCCCGCACAAGGACGCCTATCTGGCGGCCCTCAAGAACACGATCCCGATGTATTCCACGACCGGCCTGATGGACCCGAAGGGCGCCGAGGCCGTGCTGGAGGTCTTCAAGATCGGCTCGCCGGACGTGGCCGGCGCCAATATCGACATCACGAAGACCTATACGAACGAATTCGTCGAGAAGGCGGATGCGACCGTCAAATAG
- a CDS encoding DMT family transporter, translated as MGSSIWNSAVWLLFITGTLLGLSLPFGKLSAAAGVAPVIWAFVISFGAGAVLLAALLMRGEARRPDLARLRYFTVTAAISYAFPNLLIMSAIPHLGAGFTGIMFTLSPIITLTLSVLLGMKRPSALGIAGIVVGFAGALIVSLTRGEAGRPAEAIWVIIGLAIPFSLACGNIYRTLDWPKNAGPIELAAGSHLASAAMLVIISLALNGGVPFGPLATVPLMTLAQAAASATMFAFFFRLQAVGGPVYLSQIGYVAAALGLVAGTAFLGERYQLATWAGAAIIMAGVAMTTKAQARQ; from the coding sequence ATGGGATCGTCGATCTGGAATTCCGCCGTCTGGCTGCTTTTCATCACCGGTACGCTGCTCGGTCTTTCGCTTCCCTTCGGCAAACTTTCGGCGGCGGCGGGCGTGGCGCCGGTCATATGGGCCTTTGTCATTTCCTTCGGTGCCGGCGCCGTGCTTCTCGCCGCGCTGTTGATGCGAGGCGAGGCGCGGCGGCCGGACCTTGCGCGGTTGCGCTATTTTACTGTTACCGCGGCGATCTCCTACGCTTTCCCCAACCTCCTCATCATGTCGGCGATCCCGCATCTGGGCGCCGGCTTTACCGGCATCATGTTCACGCTCTCGCCGATCATCACGCTGACGCTGTCGGTCCTGCTCGGCATGAAGCGGCCGAGCGCGCTCGGCATTGCGGGCATCGTGGTCGGGTTCGCGGGTGCGCTGATCGTGTCGCTCACGCGCGGCGAGGCGGGAAGGCCGGCCGAAGCGATCTGGGTCATCATCGGGCTTGCCATCCCCTTCAGCCTCGCCTGCGGTAATATCTACCGCACGCTCGACTGGCCGAAAAATGCCGGGCCGATCGAGCTTGCCGCCGGCAGCCATCTCGCCTCCGCGGCGATGTTGGTGATTATCTCCCTCGCACTGAACGGCGGTGTGCCGTTCGGCCCGCTCGCGACCGTGCCGCTCATGACGCTGGCGCAGGCAGCGGCCTCGGCCACCATGTTCGCCTTCTTCTTTCGCCTGCAGGCGGTCGGCGGGCCGGTCTATCTCAGCCAGATCGGCTATGTGGCGGCGGCGCTCGGACTGGTTGCAGGCACGGCCTTCCTTGGCGAGCGCTATCAACTCGCGACATGGGCGGGCGCTGCGATCATCATGGCCGGCGTCGCCATGACGACCAAGGCGCAGGCGCGGCAGTAG
- a CDS encoding MarR family winged helix-turn-helix transcriptional regulator, protein MGRASRAVEQWRKERPDLDVRPMAVIGRLSEASQAISRDRLVPLFASFGLQRGEFDVLATLRRSGAPYALTPTALYEATMVTSGAMTARLDRLEKAGLIARAPHPEDRRGVLVRLTDKGRELIDEAVTAHVENERRILAGLTEKEQEVLIELLEKLIIAAK, encoded by the coding sequence ATGGGGCGAGCATCGCGAGCGGTCGAACAATGGCGGAAGGAACGCCCGGACCTTGACGTCCGGCCGATGGCCGTGATCGGCCGGCTAAGCGAAGCTTCACAGGCGATCTCGCGCGACAGGCTTGTACCGCTCTTCGCCAGCTTCGGCCTGCAGCGGGGCGAGTTCGACGTGCTGGCGACCTTGCGCCGCTCCGGCGCACCCTATGCACTGACCCCGACCGCGCTCTACGAGGCGACGATGGTGACGTCGGGCGCCATGACCGCCAGGCTCGATCGGCTGGAGAAGGCCGGCCTCATCGCCCGCGCCCCGCATCCGGAAGACCGGCGTGGCGTGCTGGTGCGGCTGACCGACAAGGGCCGCGAACTGATCGACGAGGCGGTAACGGCGCATGTCGAGAATGAGCGCCGCATCCTCGCCGGTCTGACGGAAAAGGAGCAGGAGGTGTTGATCGAACTCCTGGAAAAGCTGATCATCGCTGCGAAGTGA
- a CDS encoding type II toxin-antitoxin system VapC family toxin, producing MFIDASALTAILADEADASQLAGRMQRGRSLTISPIVAWETVVAVARIRGVRIAAARQVVVDYLHQAEIHVAAVPPEAAAIALEAFERFGKGRHPARLNMGDCFAYACARHLGEPLLFKGSDFPLTDIEPA from the coding sequence ATGTTCATCGATGCCTCGGCATTGACGGCCATCCTTGCTGACGAAGCGGATGCTTCGCAGTTGGCCGGGCGGATGCAGCGTGGCCGTTCGCTCACAATATCGCCAATTGTCGCCTGGGAGACGGTGGTTGCCGTTGCTCGTATACGTGGCGTGCGGATAGCAGCCGCGAGGCAAGTCGTTGTCGACTACCTCCATCAGGCTGAAATCCACGTCGCGGCCGTGCCGCCAGAGGCAGCCGCGATCGCACTTGAGGCATTCGAGCGGTTCGGCAAGGGCCGGCATCCGGCGCGCCTCAATATGGGCGACTGTTTTGCCTATGCCTGCGCGCGGCACCTTGGCGAGCCGCTTCTCTTCAAGGGAAGCGATTTCCCACTGACGGATATCGAGCCCGCCTGA
- the ubiG gene encoding bifunctional 2-polyprenyl-6-hydroxyphenol methylase/3-demethylubiquinol 3-O-methyltransferase UbiG: MAEARRTTIDPGEVERFSALSAEWWNPNGKFRPLHKFNPVRLAYIRDNVAARFGRDPRAAHPLKGLRFLDIGCGGGLLCEPMARLGAEVVGADASSTNIEVARLHAAESGVEIDYRATTAEALAEAGEKFDVILNMEVVEHVADIGLFVGKCAEMVKPDGIMFVATINRTLKALGLAIIGAEYVLRWLPRGTHQFGKLVRPDELERALAEAGLRIADRTGVVYNPLADRWQKSRDMDVNYMVLTERVPTV, translated from the coding sequence ATGGCCGAAGCCCGACGAACGACCATAGATCCCGGCGAGGTGGAGCGCTTTTCCGCGCTTTCCGCCGAATGGTGGAACCCGAACGGAAAATTCCGCCCGTTGCACAAATTCAATCCGGTGCGGCTTGCCTATATCCGCGACAATGTCGCCGCCCGTTTCGGCCGCGACCCGCGCGCCGCGCATCCCCTCAAGGGCCTCCGCTTTCTGGATATAGGCTGTGGCGGCGGGCTTCTGTGCGAGCCGATGGCGAGACTGGGCGCCGAAGTCGTCGGCGCCGACGCCTCCTCCACCAATATCGAAGTGGCGCGCCTGCACGCAGCCGAAAGCGGCGTCGAAATCGACTATCGCGCGACCACCGCAGAGGCGCTGGCCGAAGCCGGCGAGAAATTCGACGTCATCCTCAACATGGAAGTGGTCGAGCATGTAGCCGATATCGGGCTCTTCGTCGGCAAATGCGCCGAGATGGTAAAGCCGGACGGCATCATGTTCGTCGCCACCATCAACCGAACGCTGAAAGCGCTCGGGCTCGCCATCATCGGCGCGGAATACGTACTTCGCTGGCTCCCACGCGGCACGCACCAGTTCGGCAAGCTGGTACGCCCCGACGAACTGGAGCGCGCTCTTGCCGAGGCCGGCTTGCGCATCGCCGACCGCACCGGCGTCGTCTACAACCCGCTCGCCGACCGCTGGCAGAAATCCCGCGACATGGACGTCAACTACATGGTGCTGACGGAGCGCGTGCCGACGGTGTAG
- a CDS encoding DUF1178 family protein — protein sequence MIRFSLGCQNDHSFDGWFRNSEDFEKQKKRGLIACPNCGSNKVGKALMAPSVSTGRKREKMALAMNAEQKKAMAQLKALSEKLRENADYVGDKFAEEARKIHFGETDPRGIYGEATPEEAKSLAEDGVEFMPIPVFPDDRN from the coding sequence ATGATCCGGTTTTCGCTTGGCTGCCAGAATGACCATTCCTTCGATGGCTGGTTCCGCAATTCCGAGGATTTCGAGAAGCAGAAGAAGCGCGGGCTGATCGCCTGCCCGAATTGTGGCTCGAACAAAGTGGGCAAGGCGCTGATGGCGCCCTCCGTATCCACCGGACGCAAGCGCGAAAAGATGGCGCTGGCGATGAACGCGGAGCAGAAGAAGGCGATGGCGCAACTGAAAGCGCTTTCCGAAAAGCTGCGCGAGAACGCCGACTATGTCGGCGACAAATTTGCCGAGGAAGCGCGCAAGATACATTTCGGCGAAACGGATCCACGCGGCATTTATGGCGAAGCGACGCCGGAGGAAGCGAAAAGCCTCGCCGAAGATGGCGTCGAGTTCATGCCGATCCCGGTTTTCCCGGACGACAGGAACTGA
- a CDS encoding ABC transporter substrate-binding protein has protein sequence MITKMPSDPRRSGLRHLPGLALTAVLAAVGFCASAHAADRQLTMYCGVDEAWCRAMATTYQKETGVNVDMTRMSAGEIYARLRAEKANPQADIWWGGTGDPHLQAAEEGLTEEYKSAELPQLYDWAQKQAERAKYRTVGIYLGALGFGYNSEDLKQRNLKAPECWADLVKPEFQGEVEMADPNSSGTAWTALATIVQLMGEDKAFDYFKQLDKNMAEYTKAGAAPAQAIAKGETMVGIAFQHDIIFAAKQNPAVKVVSPCEGTGFEIGSMSIVKGAKHPDEAKKFYDWALTPAAQKLAAPNGSYQIPSNKATPVPPEAPDLDKIKLIDYDFAKYGSSEVRTKLLKRFTDEVRNGG, from the coding sequence ATGATCACCAAAATGCCCTCTGATCCGCGCCGCTCCGGCCTTCGCCATCTGCCGGGATTGGCGCTCACCGCCGTGCTGGCTGCCGTCGGATTCTGCGCCAGCGCACACGCCGCCGACCGCCAGCTCACCATGTATTGCGGGGTGGACGAGGCCTGGTGCCGCGCAATGGCGACCACTTATCAGAAGGAGACCGGCGTCAACGTCGACATGACGCGCATGAGCGCCGGCGAGATCTATGCGAGACTGCGCGCGGAAAAAGCCAATCCACAGGCCGACATATGGTGGGGCGGTACGGGCGATCCGCATCTGCAGGCTGCCGAGGAAGGCTTGACGGAGGAATACAAGTCGGCCGAATTGCCGCAACTCTACGATTGGGCGCAGAAGCAGGCGGAACGCGCCAAGTATCGCACCGTCGGCATCTATCTCGGCGCGCTCGGCTTCGGCTACAATTCCGAGGATCTGAAGCAGCGCAACCTCAAGGCGCCGGAATGCTGGGCCGACCTCGTCAAGCCTGAATTCCAGGGTGAGGTGGAGATGGCCGATCCGAATTCGTCGGGCACGGCGTGGACAGCGCTCGCCACCATCGTGCAGTTGATGGGCGAGGACAAGGCCTTCGACTATTTCAAGCAACTCGACAAGAACATGGCCGAATACACCAAGGCGGGCGCGGCGCCGGCACAGGCGATCGCCAAGGGCGAGACCATGGTCGGCATCGCCTTCCAGCACGACATCATCTTCGCCGCCAAGCAGAACCCGGCCGTGAAGGTCGTATCGCCCTGCGAGGGCACCGGCTTCGAGATCGGTTCGATGAGCATCGTCAAGGGCGCCAAGCACCCCGACGAGGCGAAGAAGTTCTACGACTGGGCGCTGACGCCGGCGGCACAGAAACTCGCCGCGCCGAACGGCAGCTATCAGATCCCGTCGAACAAGGCGACGCCGGTCCCGCCCGAAGCGCCGGATCTCGATAAGATCAAGCTGATCGACTATGATTTCGCCAAATACGGCTCCTCGGAAGTGCGCACCAAGCTTCTGAAGCGCTTCACCGACGAAGTCCGCAACGGCGGCTGA